The Aulosira sp. FACHB-615 genomic interval ATAACTCGATGAATTCCCAGAAGAAGGTGGTGAGTAGTTCTTTGAACAGGCGATCGTGGTCTATCATGATTAGATTTATATCATGTTACTGATGAGCGATCGCTCAATATTTGTGAAAATAGGAATGCGATCGCTTGTTATCTTTTGGTGGATCATCTCATAAAGATTACTATTTCACGTTTGCATACCAAATTCTTCTGGGTCGATATCCCAATTCACCCAGCGAATTGCCTCTCTTGCTGATTTCATGTAAGGTGGGACTCGCAACACATAAATAAACCCAGTACTAGGACAAGTCATTTTTAACAGATAAATTTCTTCAATATCCACAAAAGCATCTATTTTTAATAGCACATATTCATGCCAACAATCTAATTCAGTAGCTTGTAATTCTTGACAGATTTTACTATATCCAATTCCTTGAATTAATGCTCGCCTTAGTTCAGTATTTTTTTCTTCTAATAGCCATTTTGCTTGCCATTGATGAGGATGTAATTTTCCGTATCTTTCTGGTAGCGTAACACCATGATAAGAATAAAAACTATAGCCATCAGCAAATCTAATTGCAGTTTCACCTTCAGCATGAAGACGGTTTTGAGAATCTAAATTTAAAGCTATAGGGCGATTAACTACGAGTAAAATTTGATTGTAAGCAGGAATAATACAGCCAACTTCTTCAATCATAGACTGCATAATTGGCCATTTATTAAAATCATACTTCCAGTTAAACACTGAGATACAATAGTCTAATCTAGCTACATTTTGTACAAATATTCTCCATTGATACCAACCATAACCAATAGGACATAATATTCTAAAGTAATGTAAATTCACCTTAAGTTTTGTGCTGTGTATTCTAGATAATTGTCTTTCTGTTTGTTCTAAAATAGGATCATAGAATTCTCTGCTTAATTTACGTTCCAAAGATTTGCTTAGATAGCAATTTGTATTATTTAGCAGATATACCCTGAGTCTAGCCAGTATATCTGTATCAATATTTAAGATTATTATTCGAGATAGTTTATAGTATGTTATTGCAGATAAAGTGCAACCTAAAACAAATATTAATCCACTAACGTAATCAGATTCAATTTGTAGTGAATAAAAACATACTACTAATGGAAGGATAATAATAAATAAAGGAAAAGATAAATAGGTTACTTGTTTTTGCAAAGTGTATAAATTCTTTATATCTTCAAAAGCATTTAAGGGGCTACTGACAAACTTGATTTTAGGATTATTGATAATTCCACTATCAGCAAAAGCCTGCTTGATTATTTCGGTAGCTTTTTTAGTCTCAATTTGTTTATTTGACAATGCTATTTTTCGCCACTTATCACGATAAACGGGAATTAAGGCTTCTTGTTCTGGAGTCAGTGTTTCAATCATTATATGATTCTAAGTTTTACACACAAAAATTGTTAGCTGCGATCGCTCTACCAATATTATGGAAATATTCATTTGATAAAGCTCTAGGAAATTTAGCCATCACAAATACAGTTTGGCTATTTATACTTAAAAATTTTAATCCTTTGCGTCTTTGCGCCTTTGCGCGAAAAAAATAAAAAAACTTGCCTCAGAAGCATCACACCTCCAAGGCAAGTTAATTTTCTAATTCTTGACTCTGCGCCCTCCGCGTCTTGGCGGTAGCCTACGGCAAGCCGCTTGCGCGTCTACGTTAAAGTTGCTTCACTTCCGAAACCAACTTCGCCACCATATCTTTCGCGCTACCAAAAAGCATTGTGGTTTTATCTTTGTAGAACAATTCATTATCTACACCAGCAAAACCAGCACTCATCCCGCGCTTAATTACGATTGTTTGCTTTGCCCGATCTACTTCCAAAATTGGCATTCCGTAAATTGGGCTATTGGTATCGCTACGCGCCGCCGGATTTACCACATCATTCGCGCCAATGACTAAAGCTACATCAGCTTGTTCAAATTGGGGATTGATATCATCCATATCGTACAACTGGGTGTAAGGCACATTCGCCTCTGCCAATAATACGTTCATGTGTCCGGGCATTCTCCCCGCTACAGGGTGAATGGCATACTTCACATCTACACCCATACGTTCTAGTTGATCTGCCAACTCTCGCACGCTGTGTTGCGCTTGGGCAACTGCCATACCGTAACCAGGAACAATGACGACGTTCCGGGCATAACCCAACATCATCGCACCTTCTTCGGGATCAATACTGCGGACGGTTTGATCTGCTGCACCAGCCGCCGCCGCACCAGCAGCACCGCCACCTGAACCAAAAGCACTGAACAGCACGCTGAACAGAGAACGGTTCATGGCTTTACACATGATTTCCGTCAGGATGAGGCCAGAAGCTCCCACCAATGCGCCGGCGATGATTAACATATTGTTCATCACCACAAACCCCGCCGCCGATGCAGCGACACCCGATAAGGAGTTTAACAGCGAAATTACCACAGGCATATCGCCGCCACCAATGGGGATGACGAACATTACACCCAATACCAAAGAAACCCCAACTACTGCCAAAAATATGGGTAGGCTATCTGGTGTGACAATTAAGTAAGCACTACCAGCTAGATAAGCACCTAACAGCAACAAGTTAAATGGTTGTTGGAAGGGAAATGTAATGGGGGAACCGCTAATTAAACCTTGTAATTTGGCGAAGGCGAGAAAACTGCCCGTGAAGGTAACACCACCAATTAACACATCCAACAACATGGAAATGTTGACATCTAAAGGGATGGGTTGGGAGTGTTCTAGTAAACGCCAAAATTCTGCCACAGCGACTAGGGCGGAAGCTGCACCACCTAAGCCATTGAGTAAACCCACCATTTGGGGCATTTCAGTCATTTGGACTTTGTAGGCTGCGATCGCACCAATGCCTGAACCTATCGCCAAGCCTAACAAAATCATTTCATAATTCAACACATGCTGATCTAGCATGGTCGCCACAATTGCCAGCAGCATTCCCACCGCCGCAATCACATTTCCATTCCTGGCTGTGGCAGGCGATCCCAGTTTTTTCAAACCAAAGATGAATAAGGATGCAGCGACTAAATACGTCAGCTGAATTCCAGTCGGTAAAAAGTCACTCACGCCTTAATCTCCTTTTTCTTGAACATTTGTAGCATTCTGTCGGTGACGAGAAAACCACCCACAACGTTGACTGTGGCGAGTACCACAGCAATCAAACCCAAAATTACCGAAACACTTGTTTCCTTAGCACCAGACGCTACTATCGCCCCCAGTACCGCAATGCCAGAAATCGCATTGGAACCAGACATTAAGGGCGTGTGTAGAGTTGGTGGGACTTTGTTAATCACTTCAAAGCCAATAAATGATGCCAACACAAAGACAAATAATGCCGCAAGTAACGCATCTGTCATGTTTAAATCTCCTTATATGAGGGGTTAGGGGCTAGAGGTTAGGAACTTCCCATTCCCTACTCCCCATTCCCTAATTAACAGCAGGTTGTTGAGTATTGATAGTTTGCAGCCCATCCTTGACACGTTGATTGCGGATTTCGCCTGCGTGGGTAATGCAAGCCGCATCAATGATGTCGTCGGCAAAGTTAATCTGCAAAGCTTTTTCTTTGTTGATTAATAGTTGCAATAAAGATGTGAGATTCTTGGAATACAGTTGGCTGGCGTGAACTGGCATAGATGAGGGGAGATTAATCGGCCCAATAATGGTTACGCCATTCCAGACAATATCTTTACCGGGATCAGTGCAGGCGCAGTTACCACCTTGTTCTGCGGCTAAATCGACAATGACTGAACCTGGTTTCATCTGTGCCACCATTTCTTCTGTGACAAGCAGTGGCGCTTTTCTCCCAGGGACTTGGGCGGTAGTAATCACGACATCAGAGTTTTTGATATGTTCTGCTAAAACTTCTTGAGTTCGTTGTTTGCTGGCTTCGGAAATTTCTTTGGCGTAACCACCTGCGGCGGTGGTTTCTTCGTCGAGTTTGACTTCCACAAATTTTGCGCCTAAGCTTTGGACTTCTTCTTTGACGGCGGGACGAATATCAAAGGCTTCCACAACAGCACCCAAACGTCTGGCGGTGGCGATCGCTTGTAATCCCGCGACACCTGCACCCATAATCAATACTTTAGCTGGGGCAATTGTCCCTGCTGCTGTTGTCAGCATCGGGAAATATTTAGGTAAGGCGGCAGCAGCGATTAATACAGATTTGTAACCGGCGAGTGAAGCTTGGGAAGACAAAGCATCCATACTTTGCGCCCTGGTAGTTCTGGGGATCAATTCCATACTCAAGGCTGTAACTTTGCGATTAGCTAACTGTTGGGCAACTACTGGATTTCCTAAAGGATTGAGAAAGCTAATTAAAACCGATCCTTCCCGCAGTAAATCAATTTCTGATCGTCCATCTTCTCGCTCTTGGGGTGGACTAACTTTTAATAAAATATCTGCTTGGTTCCATAATTGATCAGTATCACTAATAATTTCTGCACCTGCGGCTTGATATGCAGCATCACTAAAAAATGAACGCTCTCCTGCACCTTTTTCTACCCATACTTCTAAACCTTGTTTGACAAGTCGCGCCACAGTTTCAGGATTTAAAGCCACACGACGTTCGCAAACTTCTATTTCTTTAGCAACTGCTATTCTCATGAAATCTCCTAGAGATAAATACTCACATCTCTGCAAAACCTTCAAATATCCCGATTTCGGGACATTGTGTACTCATAGTGAAGCTGCAATTATTACCAGCAATCGCTTGATTTTGTAGATTGAACCTTGAACTTTATCTTTCCTACTGTTAGTTCTCAGGCTAAAGCCGGATTTTGCTTTTATACAGGTCAAACTTGCCGATATTGACCTATAGGTTTACATATTGCTAATGCTATGTTGATTCCCAAGTTTACATCTTTAGTCTTTAGGTTATTTTCCAGATTGCAAGATTTTGCCTTAATTACATAGTGGAATCTACTTGAAATTTTTAAAGCTTAATAATTTGATGTATTTTTAAAGATTACTCTTTAGATTGCTGCTGACTTATTTTTATTAATCTAGCCCAATCTTCATGGCGATCGCTAATTTTATAGCTCAATTTTTATAACAAAACCCGCAAAAGTTATATACAGTTGTACATATTTAGCAACATCCACACATTTTCCAGTTCTGAGTACTGAGTTGAAAATGTTGAGTCACAATACTAATCATGAGGTTCTAGCCTCTCTAACTCCTCAGCTATGGCACTTTTTATTTTCCCTAATCGTCCATAGTCAAGAATTCGGTAGTAAAGTTTAGTTAAGAATACTCAACAAGAGTATTTACATAAACAGGTTATATCTGCTAGAGGAGCCTAACTATGCAACGTCCACTGTTCAGTCATTGGCTGATACGCAAGCCACAATTCGCAATTCTTTTCGCTTTAGCTGTAACTAGCTGTCTTTTAACAGGATTGACTACTCAAGTCTCTGCACAAAGCTTACCTGGATTCACATTATTTAGCGGTATCAAAGCCGAAAATCAGCTACCTTTCCGTTTGGATTTTGGCGGACAAACAAACAGTAGAGATAGATATATTCTGAGGATTCCTCAACAAAAAATGAAATTGGCGGTGGCGCAATTTGCCATCACTTACCCCAACTACTACAAAGGCAGTTTTGATCCCAAGAGAGTAGAAGTCAGATTTAGAGGGAAAAAAGTACCGATTTCGGAAGTGAAATGGGATAAAGAAGCCCGCATCATCGAAATATTTCCCGAAGAACCAGTCCCCGCAGGCGGCCCTGTGGAGTTAGTTTTATCTAATGTAGAGAATCCTTCATTTGGGGGAGTTTTCTATTTCAACTGTCAAATTCTCTCACCAGGTGATACTCCATTACTACGCTACATAGGAACTTGGATTTTGAGTATCAGCTAAATCTCAAGTCGATCAATTTTAGATTTTGGATTTTAGATTTTAGATTGACTGCACCAATTCCGGGATGCAGCTTGGGGATGAATCAATTTTAGATTTTGGATTTTAGATTCAACCCAGCAATCCAAAATCCAAAACTTAAAATCTCAAATTCGGTGAATCAAGGCTCAACAGTCAAGGGTTTTAGACGATAGACTTTTGACTCTTGACTACAAGCAGTGGTAAGATTATAGATTGTGACTTTTTATAAGAATCGCCTTAGAGGACAGCAGTATGAAAAGAACCCTGCGTGGTACTTGCCGTAAGAGAAAAAGAACCTCCGGTTTTCGTGCCAGAATGAGAACACCAGACGGCAGAAACGTCATCAAAGCTAGGAGAAAAAGAGGACGTTATCGTCTGAGCGTATAGAGCATTTTCAGCAACTAGAGGGGCTGTGGCTTTGCCCAAGGCGAATCGACTAAAATCTCGCAAAGATTTTCAGGCAGTTTTCCGCGAAGGAATTCGGCGACAAAGCTCTCATTTCACTTTGAGAGCTTTAAAACCAAAAGCTACTCCAGAATCTGCTGGAGATACTGCCGCTACCACTAAACTAGCAACTGATACCAAAAAAGTTGATAGTACAAAAATTGGCATATCGATCAGCACGAAAGTCAGTAAAAAGGCTGTCGTGCGTAACCGCATTAAACGACAAATGGCAGCAGCCTTGCATCAGTTGTTGCCAAAATTATCTCCAGGATGGCGGTTGGTATTTGTGGTAAAACCAACAACAGCAGAATCTAAGTGCGGAAGCCAACAATTTCTGCAAGAATTAGAGCAGTTGTTGGCACAAGCTGAGGTATTAAATGGGCATTCGTGAAGAAATTTATTATGAAGGCGGGCCTCACGTTGGGGACTTAATTCTCAACTTGCTGATTGGACTGACTGTTGTTGGTATTCCTTTAACAGTTGGAGCGATTGTCAGAGCATTGTGGCTGCGCTATCGCATTACAGACCGACGGATTTCAGTAACTGGCGGTTGGATGGGACGCGATCGCACTGACATTATTTACTCAGAAATTGTCAAAATCGTCAAAGTTCCCCGTGGTGTTGGCATTTGGGGAGATATGGTAGTCACCCTCAGAAATGGCAGTCGCTTAGAAATGCGGGCAGTTCCCAATTTCCGCGAAGTATATGACTACATCAATGAAAAAATTGCTGCCAAAAATCCCACTTATAGCGCGGCTTAATAACAGGTAGGGAGTAGGGAGTAGGGAATAGGGAGTGGGGAATTCTGTATAAAATAAAAAATTCAAAACTTCCCACATATTAAGAACTGCACACCACTCCCAACTCCCCACTCCCAAATTTTGCCCTGGTGCGGCTATCCGTAGCGAGAGATAGTCGCAGCCGAATCACGATTTAGATAAATTAGATTCAGTTAAATTTACAGTACCTCAGGTTGAATTCAGAATAATGGACTTTGGTATCGGCTTCCTCTCAAACAACGTCATGTTGCCAATCATAGACTTTTTCTACGGCATTTTGCCGAGCTATGGATTGGCGATCGTGGCCTTGACATTGATAGTCCGCTTTGCGCTTTACCCCCTGAGTGCTGGTTCAATCCGCAATATGCGGCGGATGCGAATTGTGCAGCCTCTCATGCAAAAGCGGATGCAAGAAATCAAAGAACGCTATAAAGACGATCCGCAAAAGCAACAAGAAGAAATGATGAACGTCCAAAAGGAGTTCGGCAACCCCTTGGCAGGATGTTTACCATTACTGTTGCAAATGCCTGTATTGTTAGCTTTGTTTGCTACTTTACGGGGATCACCGTTTGCCGGCGTAAATTACTCCGTCAACCTGCAAATCTTGCCATCTGAACAAATCGAACGAATTCAACCACAAGCCTTTGCGACTTCCCCACAAAACATCTACGTTGCTGATGGGGAACATCATAAAGTAACTGCTATTCTCCCTGGCGGTAGCAAACTAGCCGTCGGAGAAAAAACCAAAATTCAATATCAGACATTAGAAGGTAAGCCTTTTGATGTCTTATTAACAGAACACCCAGAAACCAAACTCACGCCCGAATGGAAAATCACCAAAGGCGAAGAAAGAATCAAAATCGATGCTGAAGGTAATATTGAAGCCTTACAACCTGGAGATGTGACACTGCAAGGCACAATTCCTGGACTAGCAGCCGACAAAGGATTTTTATTCATCGATGCCTTGGGTAGAGTTGGTGCAGTTGATCCCGACGGTACCATCCACTGGGATATTGTAGCGATGGTCATTTTCTTTGGGATCAGTCTCTACGTCAGCCAAATCCTTTCCGGGCAGAACTCCAGTGGCGGCAACCCCCAACAGGATACAGTCAACAAAATCACCCCAGTCATCTTTTCTGGGATGTTCTTATTCTTCCCCTTACCTGCTGGGGTGTTGATGTATATGGTAATTGGTAATATTTTCCAAACTCTGCAAACTTACATTCTCTCTCGTGAACCCTTACCAGAGGAACTGCAAAAAATTGTAGCCATCCAAGAGAAAGAAGCAGCAGTGGCAGAACAAAAAGCATTACCTTTTGAACCAAAAAGTTCTAAGAAAAAGCCTACAGGTTGATAGATGACTAACAGTTCCATGCAGCGAGGTCAGCAGTGGTTAAAATCACTGCTGGAACTCACTGGGGTCTCTGCGGAGATTCGAGGCAATATAGAAGTAGCCCCGCCTCAAGATGATGATGCCCCAGAACCGGATAATTACTGGTTGACAATTGACGAAACCAACTTAACTCCAACGCAAATCAAAGTTCTGATTGGTGCTGATGGTTCGGTTTTG includes:
- the rnpA gene encoding ribonuclease P protein component, which encodes MALPKANRLKSRKDFQAVFREGIRRQSSHFTLRALKPKATPESAGDTAATTKLATDTKKVDSTKIGISISTKVSKKAVVRNRIKRQMAAALHQLLPKLSPGWRLVFVVKPTTAESKCGSQQFLQELEQLLAQAEVLNGHS
- a CDS encoding DUF6745 domain-containing protein, producing the protein MIETLTPEQEALIPVYRDKWRKIALSNKQIETKKATEIIKQAFADSGIINNPKIKFVSSPLNAFEDIKNLYTLQKQVTYLSFPLFIIILPLVVCFYSLQIESDYVSGLIFVLGCTLSAITYYKLSRIIILNIDTDILARLRVYLLNNTNCYLSKSLERKLSREFYDPILEQTERQLSRIHSTKLKVNLHYFRILCPIGYGWYQWRIFVQNVARLDYCISVFNWKYDFNKWPIMQSMIEEVGCIIPAYNQILLVVNRPIALNLDSQNRLHAEGETAIRFADGYSFYSYHGVTLPERYGKLHPHQWQAKWLLEEKNTELRRALIQGIGYSKICQELQATELDCWHEYVLLKIDAFVDIEEIYLLKMTCPSTGFIYVLRVPPYMKSAREAIRWVNWDIDPEEFGMQT
- a CDS encoding PH domain-containing protein, which produces MGIREEIYYEGGPHVGDLILNLLIGLTVVGIPLTVGAIVRALWLRYRITDRRISVTGGWMGRDRTDIIYSEIVKIVKVPRGVGIWGDMVVTLRNGSRLEMRAVPNFREVYDYINEKIAAKNPTYSAA
- a CDS encoding Re/Si-specific NAD(P)(+) transhydrogenase subunit alpha codes for the protein MRIAVAKEIEVCERRVALNPETVARLVKQGLEVWVEKGAGERSFFSDAAYQAAGAEIISDTDQLWNQADILLKVSPPQEREDGRSEIDLLREGSVLISFLNPLGNPVVAQQLANRKVTALSMELIPRTTRAQSMDALSSQASLAGYKSVLIAAAALPKYFPMLTTAAGTIAPAKVLIMGAGVAGLQAIATARRLGAVVEAFDIRPAVKEEVQSLGAKFVEVKLDEETTAAGGYAKEISEASKQRTQEVLAEHIKNSDVVITTAQVPGRKAPLLVTEEMVAQMKPGSVIVDLAAEQGGNCACTDPGKDIVWNGVTIIGPINLPSSMPVHASQLYSKNLTSLLQLLINKEKALQINFADDIIDAACITHAGEIRNQRVKDGLQTINTQQPAVN
- the yidC gene encoding membrane protein insertase YidC translates to MDFGIGFLSNNVMLPIIDFFYGILPSYGLAIVALTLIVRFALYPLSAGSIRNMRRMRIVQPLMQKRMQEIKERYKDDPQKQQEEMMNVQKEFGNPLAGCLPLLLQMPVLLALFATLRGSPFAGVNYSVNLQILPSEQIERIQPQAFATSPQNIYVADGEHHKVTAILPGGSKLAVGEKTKIQYQTLEGKPFDVLLTEHPETKLTPEWKITKGEERIKIDAEGNIEALQPGDVTLQGTIPGLAADKGFLFIDALGRVGAVDPDGTIHWDIVAMVIFFGISLYVSQILSGQNSSGGNPQQDTVNKITPVIFSGMFLFFPLPAGVLMYMVIGNIFQTLQTYILSREPLPEELQKIVAIQEKEAAVAEQKALPFEPKSSKKKPTG
- the rpmH gene encoding 50S ribosomal protein L34 — translated: MKRTLRGTCRKRKRTSGFRARMRTPDGRNVIKARRKRGRYRLSV
- a CDS encoding NAD(P)(+) transhydrogenase (Re/Si-specific) subunit beta, with the translated sequence MSDFLPTGIQLTYLVAASLFIFGLKKLGSPATARNGNVIAAVGMLLAIVATMLDQHVLNYEMILLGLAIGSGIGAIAAYKVQMTEMPQMVGLLNGLGGAASALVAVAEFWRLLEHSQPIPLDVNISMLLDVLIGGVTFTGSFLAFAKLQGLISGSPITFPFQQPFNLLLLGAYLAGSAYLIVTPDSLPIFLAVVGVSLVLGVMFVIPIGGGDMPVVISLLNSLSGVAASAAGFVVMNNMLIIAGALVGASGLILTEIMCKAMNRSLFSVLFSAFGSGGGAAGAAAAGAADQTVRSIDPEEGAMMLGYARNVVIVPGYGMAVAQAQHSVRELADQLERMGVDVKYAIHPVAGRMPGHMNVLLAEANVPYTQLYDMDDINPQFEQADVALVIGANDVVNPAARSDTNSPIYGMPILEVDRAKQTIVIKRGMSAGFAGVDNELFYKDKTTMLFGSAKDMVAKLVSEVKQL
- a CDS encoding NAD(P) transhydrogenase subunit alpha; this translates as MTDALLAALFVFVLASFIGFEVINKVPPTLHTPLMSGSNAISGIAVLGAIVASGAKETSVSVILGLIAVVLATVNVVGGFLVTDRMLQMFKKKEIKA
- a CDS encoding DUF2808 domain-containing protein — encoded protein: MQRPLFSHWLIRKPQFAILFALAVTSCLLTGLTTQVSAQSLPGFTLFSGIKAENQLPFRLDFGGQTNSRDRYILRIPQQKMKLAVAQFAITYPNYYKGSFDPKRVEVRFRGKKVPISEVKWDKEARIIEIFPEEPVPAGGPVELVLSNVENPSFGGVFYFNCQILSPGDTPLLRYIGTWILSIS